A portion of the Meriones unguiculatus strain TT.TT164.6M chromosome 14, Bangor_MerUng_6.1, whole genome shotgun sequence genome contains these proteins:
- the LOC110558321 gene encoding olfactomedin-4-like yields MQSGSALLASLLLLALVLPGQLQAKQYAHATEDEDIHTPERSPMLESRNPGVPASPYDNPAFNLLHLGLEGAQELAAQFKAGGGVSGASDLLHQLQNQVTNVSLTLKLLADSDHQSFRALQEEVDILEGQLSECEREKEQEQSSRHPGPPLAPGSCAHGGLQKVGRPLVLKLNWRGLSYKAGAWGRDSAPRPASFLYWVAPLRSDGRYFDYYWLYRSFGDLVLRKHYEQWKMGYGDGSGNAVYKNFMYFNYYGTRDMAKVDLSSNTLVLRRSLPGATYNNRFSYAGVPWTDLDFAGDEKGLWVLYATEESKGNLVVSRLNDSTLEVEQTWQTSQYKPALSGAFMACGVLYALRSRSTRQEEIFYAYDTTTGQEHHLSVLLDKMLETLHGINYCPWDHKLYVYNDGFLITYDLVFQTLKQKLPSSPIKRPSGAPALSTPTKSPQARRFQYSPGP; encoded by the exons ATGCAGTCTGGCTCAGCTCTTTTGGCCTCCCTTCTGCTGCTGGCCCTGGTGCTTCCAGGACAGCTTCAG GCCAAGCAGTACGCACATGCCACTGAAGATGAAGACATCCACACTCCAGAACGGAGTCCCATGCTGGAGTCCAGGAATCCCGGTGTCCCTGCATCCCCGTATGACAACCCAGCCTTCAACCTGCTACACCTGGGGCTGGAAGGCGCACAGGAGTTGGCAGCTCAGTTTAAGGCCGGGGGAGGTGTCAGTGGGGCCTCGGACCTCCTCCACCAACTCCAGAACCAG GTGACTAACGTCAGTCTGACCCTGAAGCTTCTGGCTGACTCTGACCACCAAAGCTTCCGTGCCCTCCAAGAGGAGGTGGACATCCTTGAGGGGCAACTGAGTGAGTGCGAGCGGGAGAAGGAACAGGAACAGTCTTCCAGACACCCTGGTCCACCCCTGGCCCCTG GTTCCTGCGCTCATGGAGGCCTGCAGAAAGTGGGCAGACCCCTTGTGCTGAAGCTCAATTGGAGGGGTTTATCATACAAGGCGGGTGCCTGGGGCCGTGACTCCGCACCCCGTCCGGCTTCTTTCCTTTACTGGGTGGCTCCTCTGCGCTCTGATGGCAG GTACTTTGACTACTATTGGCTGTACAGATCCTTTGGTGACCTGGTACTGCGGAAGCACTATGAGCAGTGGAAGATGGGATATGGCGATGGCAGTGGCAATGCCGTGTACAAGAACTTCATGTACTTTAACTACTACGGCACAAGAGACATGGCCAAGGTGGACCTCTCCTCCAACACCCTAGTGTTACGGCGTTCACTGCCAGGCGCCACTTACAACAACCGCTTCTCATATGCCGGGGTGCCTTGGACGGACTTAGATTTTGCTGGGGATGAGAAGGGGCTTTGGGTGCTCTACgccacagaggagagcaaggGAAACCTGGTTGTGAGTCGCCTCAATGACAGCACCCTAGAGGTCGAGCAGACTTGGCAAACTAGCCAGTATAAGCCCGCGCTTTCGGGGGCCTTCATGGCCTGTGGGGTGCTCTACGCTTTACGCTCGCGGAGCACGCGTCAAGAGGAGATCTTTTATGCCTATGACACGACCACTGGGCAGGAACACCACCTCAGCGTCTTGCTGGACAAGATGCTGGAAACACTGCACGGCATCAATTACTGCCCTTGGGACCACAAGCTCTATGTTTATAATGACGGATTCTTAATAACTTACGACCTCGTCTTCCAGACACTAAAGCAAAAGCTGCCAAGCTCTCCCATCAAAAGGCCTTCTGGGGCTCCAGCTCTATCCACCCCTACCAAGTCCCCCCAGGCCAGGAGATTCCAATACTCACCAGGGCCCTAG